The region TTTAAGATTTATCCGTCGGATTAGTTCAGCAGTCGTTTTCGTCCATGTCCGGTTTCGAGTCATTCGCCATCACTCCTCATCGTTCTCCTGCTGTTATCGCCACTCATTGTGTCATAGAGATGAAGAGGGTGTGAATTTGGAATCACGAAGAAAAAGCCACCAGAGTTGGGGTGAACATTGGTCAGGGGGCTGCTCATACCTGGTGGCTAATTACCCGTGTCGCAAGAGCGATTGAGTTATTTCCAGCCAGCCCGATCCATGATCTTTAAGGCTTCGCTGTTATTACGTCCATAGACAGCAGCATTGAGTTTGTCTTCCTTAAATTTTCCAAAGCTGGCAAGTGTAGGGTCAACATCGACACCATTCCGTGCAGGATATTCATTATTGCCTTTGGCAAGTAGAGATTGCGCTTCTGGGCTAGCAAGATATTCCAAAAACTTGATAGCGGCTTCGCGATTTTTGGAAGTTTTAACAACTCCACCACCACTGATATTAACGTGGGTGCCGCGATCGCCCTGGTTTGGGAAAAAGATTCCAACTTTGGATGCAATCTCCCTCTCTTCTGGCTTGTTCGACTTCATTAACCGTATGACATAGTACGTGTTCACTAACGTTAAATCGGCAGCACCAGATGCCACGCCTTTGATTTGAGCCGTATCATTTCCAGTGGGAGGAGCCGCAAAGTTGTTGACAACACCCCTTGCCCACTCTTCTGTTTTGGTTGCCCCGTGCACAGCCAGCATTGAACCAACGAGAGACTGATTATACACATTGCTAGAAGAGCGCATCATCAGTCGTCCTTTCCATTTGGGGTTTGCCAAATCTTCGTAGGTTGAAAGTTGAGCAGGACGCACTCGACTCTTGTTATAAACAATCACCCGTGCGCGTTTAGATAGCCCAAACCAGTGCCCCTGGGGCTCACGTAGACTGGCAGGAATTGCTGATTGCAGGGTTTTGGATGAAACGGGTTGCAGTAATCCAGCTTCCTGAGCACGCCACAGATTACCAGCATCCACGGTCATGAGGACATCGGCTGGGCTATTTGCCCCTTCACTCTTGATGCGCTCAATTAACTTGTCTGCTGGTGCCTCAATCAGATTAACTTTAATCCCTGTTTTTTTGGTAAAGCCTTCGTACAGCGCGTTGTCAGAGTCGTAGTGACGAGCAGAATACAGGTTAATGGTGCGATTGGATTGAGCTTCCACAGAAAAGTGCTTTCCGAACCCTCCAGCGATCGCGATCGCTACAACTGTCCCTGCTGCCAAAAAGACACGCCTCGTTGGTTTCATTGGTACTGTTATCTCCTTCAGCTTTATTGAGATCTTCTGTCAGAAGAGCAGCATAGAACATTCAATAACTAACAGCAAGACTACTGAAAAATATTCTCAATCTGCAACACTAAATAGCTGATCAAACTGGCCCCTAATCAAATAGGGGTAGCAAATTCAGCAAAAAGTCTTATCAAGAAGTAAAATTTTAGGTATACTCTTGCTGAAAGCAACGATTTCTGATATTCATAAATTATTGCAAATACACTTCTCAGAATAGAGTCTCTGTCAGACATCTTTCTGAGAGAAGTTTGCAGTTTGATAGAATGGGGTTCCAGTTCGGCTAAGTTTACGCTTCGTGAGCAACATTTTGTGAGCAACATTTCTAGTGTTCATGGCGACACGTTCAAGCCTGAAATAGCGGTGAGGCGAAGGGTGTCGTTACATTTCTTGTTTGATTGGACATTAGGAGCGTTGTAGCATACAGATGCTCATCTCTAAAAACCGTGCAAAGATGTCACTTCTTCAGCTTGCCTTGCAGGTTATTGCAGTTTGTGCGTTAATTGC is a window of Leptolyngbyaceae cyanobacterium JSC-12 DNA encoding:
- a CDS encoding ABC-type Fe3+ transport system, periplasmic component (IMG reference gene:2510097149~PFAM: Bacterial extracellular solute-binding protein) gives rise to the protein MAAGTVVAIAIAGGFGKHFSVEAQSNRTINLYSARHYDSDNALYEGFTKKTGIKVNLIEAPADKLIERIKSEGANSPADVLMTVDAGNLWRAQEAGLLQPVSSKTLQSAIPASLREPQGHWFGLSKRARVIVYNKSRVRPAQLSTYEDLANPKWKGRLMMRSSSNVYNQSLVGSMLAVHGATKTEEWARGVVNNFAAPPTGNDTAQIKGVASGAADLTLVNTYYVIRLMKSNKPEEREIASKVGIFFPNQGDRGTHVNISGGGVVKTSKNREAAIKFLEYLASPEAQSLLAKGNNEYPARNGVDVDPTLASFGKFKEDKLNAAVYGRNNSEALKIMDRAGWK